In Sphingomonas sp. G-3-2-10, a single window of DNA contains:
- a CDS encoding ATP-binding protein, whose product MGELGGLISQLDGNSPLGPPSGWSSALCSAVRMILPSRAEIVMFWGPEYCALYNDEYAPTIGDKHPRALGQSAKIWWGELWDDLGPLLQGVRDTGETYHAKDRPFYIERDGGRGEEVFFDISYSPVFDDDGSVGGVLCIVSETTARVLSERQALADRNRLWNLARDPFMIASQDGIWLHASPAWTNILGWELDELTGRTSEWIEHPEDRERTREEVAHIASGEATLRFENRFRAKDGDYRWFSWTAVPEGELMYCVARDITAEREAAATLRETEEALRQSQKMETVGQLTGGVAHDFNNLLQVVTGNLDILIRNLPDGHPRLARAAQAAMNGAERAATLTQRLLAFARRQPLAPRRIDPDKLIAGMSDMLARTLGETIEVETVRTGRVWPVEADPNQLENAIINLAINARDAMPDGGKLTIETANTHLDKHYVERDVEVTPGQYVVICISDTGEGMEEDTIAHAFEPFFTTKEVGRGTGLGLSMVYGFIKQSGGHVGLYSEPGHGTTVKLYLPRYFGPDAEPEETAADHPVSEGQGETILVCEDDENVRAFTVEVLRELGYRVIEAGDGPAALAALDQAGQIDLLFTDVVLPAGMTGAQLAAQAQSRRPGLKVLYTTGYARNSIVHHGRLDPGVELLPKPFTYADLAARIRELLDR is encoded by the coding sequence ATGGGCGAGCTCGGCGGATTGATTTCGCAACTGGACGGCAATTCCCCGCTCGGCCCGCCTTCGGGCTGGTCGAGCGCGCTGTGCTCTGCCGTTCGCATGATCCTGCCCTCACGCGCCGAGATCGTGATGTTCTGGGGTCCCGAATATTGCGCCCTCTACAACGACGAATACGCTCCCACGATCGGTGACAAGCACCCGCGCGCGCTTGGCCAGTCGGCGAAGATCTGGTGGGGTGAGCTGTGGGACGATCTCGGCCCGCTGCTTCAGGGCGTGCGCGACACCGGCGAAACCTATCACGCCAAGGACCGCCCCTTTTACATCGAGCGCGACGGCGGCCGCGGCGAGGAAGTATTCTTCGACATCAGCTACTCGCCGGTGTTCGACGACGACGGATCGGTCGGCGGCGTGCTGTGCATCGTCAGCGAGACAACGGCGCGCGTACTTTCCGAACGGCAGGCGCTGGCCGACCGCAACCGGCTGTGGAACCTCGCCCGCGATCCCTTCATGATCGCCAGCCAGGACGGCATTTGGCTCCACGCCAGCCCCGCATGGACCAATATCCTCGGCTGGGAACTCGACGAACTGACCGGACGCACCTCCGAATGGATCGAGCATCCGGAGGACCGCGAACGCACCCGCGAGGAAGTCGCGCATATCGCCTCGGGCGAAGCCACGCTGCGCTTCGAGAACCGCTTCCGCGCAAAGGACGGCGACTATCGCTGGTTCAGCTGGACCGCGGTGCCCGAAGGCGAGCTGATGTACTGCGTCGCCCGCGACATCACCGCCGAACGCGAAGCTGCCGCGACGCTGCGCGAAACCGAGGAAGCGCTGCGCCAGTCGCAGAAAATGGAAACGGTCGGCCAGCTCACCGGCGGCGTCGCGCATGATTTCAACAATCTGCTGCAGGTCGTCACCGGCAATCTCGACATATTGATACGAAACCTGCCCGACGGGCATCCGCGCCTCGCCCGCGCCGCGCAGGCGGCGATGAACGGCGCCGAGCGCGCCGCCACCCTCACCCAGCGCCTGCTCGCCTTCGCGCGCCGCCAGCCGCTCGCCCCGCGCCGCATCGATCCCGACAAGCTGATCGCCGGCATGTCCGACATGCTGGCCCGCACGCTGGGCGAGACGATCGAGGTGGAGACGGTGCGCACCGGTCGCGTCTGGCCGGTCGAGGCCGATCCCAACCAGCTCGAAAACGCGATCATCAATCTCGCGATCAACGCCCGCGACGCGATGCCGGACGGCGGCAAGCTCACCATCGAGACCGCCAACACCCATCTCGACAAACATTATGTCGAACGCGACGTCGAGGTCACGCCCGGCCAATATGTCGTCATCTGCATCTCCGACACCGGCGAGGGGATGGAAGAAGACACGATCGCCCACGCCTTCGAGCCTTTCTTCACCACCAAGGAAGTCGGCCGCGGCACCGGTCTCGGCCTGTCGATGGTCTATGGCTTCATCAAGCAGTCCGGCGGCCATGTCGGCCTCTATTCCGAGCCCGGCCACGGCACGACGGTGAAGCTCTATCTCCCACGCTATTTCGGCCCCGATGCCGAGCCGGAGGAAACCGCTGCCGATCACCCCGTCTCTGAAGGTCAGGGTGAAACGATCCTGGTGTGCGAGGATGACGAGAACGTCCGGGCCTTCACGGTCGAGGTGCTGCGCGAACTCGGCTACCGCGTGATCGAAGCCGGAGACGGCCCCGCCGCGCTCGCCGCGCTCGATCAGGCCGGTCAGATCGACCTGCTGTTCACCGACGTCGTCCTGCCCGCCGGCATGACCGGCGCCCAGCTCGCAGCGCAGGCCCAGTCCCGCCGGCCCGGCCTGAAAGTCCTCTATACGACCGGCTATGCCCGCAACTCGATCGTCCACCACGGCCGGCTCGATCCGGGGGTGGAACTGCTGCCCAAGCCGTTCACCTATGCCGACCTCGCGGCGCGGATCCGGGAATTGCTGGATCGGTAG
- a CDS encoding M1 family metallopeptidase yields the protein MRNFIASLAAIFLALPAAAQVAPILTTPEAKDVWTRARPEIARVTHVDLNLRADFAAKTMTGHATLDILAAKGAKEIVLDIDDLTIAAITDARGRALKYTVGADDPELGSPLTIQLGGSKRIIIRYTTKPGASALQWLAPEQTAGKLQPYLFSQGQPINNRSWIPTQDSPGIRQTWSATITVPGNLVAVMSAARLNDGKAKAAANGEHSFSFKMDKPVPPYLIALAVGDLKFKALGPRSGVWTEASMLEAAATEFADIEKMIDAAEALYGPYRWGRYDMLVLPPAFPYGGMENPMLTFLTPTILTGDRSNTDVVAHELAHSWSGNLVTNATWSDSWLNEGFTTYFENRIMEALYGAERAAMYSDLDWDGLQRDIRLAGGPDALPTRLHGNPGETYGQLDYFKGSVFLRTIERTVGRERFDAYLRSYFDRHAFQPQTTAGFLADIRANLIKGDKDLEERLQLDRWAYGAGLPANAVHVTSTTLAAVDAKLEAFKAGGPASAVQPMGWSTQEWQRFLNGLPRQLHAARLKELDETLGLSASNNAYVRSAWLDLAIGNRYEPALPSLREFTHSVGRGLLIRPLYTRLMEQGDWGKAIAKDLFASARAGYHPSTAAGIEKILNPK from the coding sequence ATGCGTAACTTCATTGCCTCGCTCGCCGCGATCTTCCTCGCGCTTCCCGCTGCCGCACAGGTCGCCCCGATCCTCACCACGCCCGAAGCGAAGGACGTGTGGACCCGGGCCCGGCCCGAAATCGCTCGCGTCACCCATGTCGATCTGAACCTGCGCGCCGATTTCGCCGCGAAGACGATGACCGGCCACGCCACGCTCGACATCCTCGCAGCGAAGGGTGCGAAAGAGATCGTTCTCGACATCGACGACCTCACTATCGCCGCGATCACCGACGCTCGCGGCCGCGCGCTCAAGTACACGGTCGGCGCCGACGATCCCGAACTGGGCAGCCCGCTCACCATCCAGCTGGGTGGCAGCAAGCGGATCATCATCCGCTACACGACGAAGCCCGGTGCCAGCGCGCTCCAGTGGCTCGCGCCCGAGCAGACCGCCGGCAAGCTACAGCCCTATCTCTTCAGCCAGGGTCAGCCGATCAACAATCGCAGCTGGATTCCGACGCAGGACAGCCCCGGCATCCGTCAGACCTGGTCCGCGACGATTACCGTCCCCGGCAATCTCGTCGCGGTGATGAGCGCCGCGCGCCTCAACGACGGCAAGGCGAAGGCCGCTGCCAATGGCGAGCACAGCTTCAGCTTCAAGATGGACAAGCCCGTCCCGCCCTATCTGATCGCGCTCGCGGTCGGCGATCTGAAGTTCAAGGCGCTCGGCCCGCGCTCGGGCGTATGGACCGAAGCCTCGATGCTCGAAGCCGCCGCGACCGAATTCGCCGATATCGAGAAGATGATCGACGCCGCCGAGGCGCTCTATGGCCCGTATCGCTGGGGCCGCTACGACATGCTCGTCCTGCCGCCCGCCTTCCCGTACGGCGGCATGGAAAATCCGATGCTGACCTTCCTCACGCCGACCATCCTGACCGGCGACCGCTCGAACACCGATGTCGTCGCACATGAGCTGGCGCACAGCTGGTCGGGCAATCTCGTCACCAACGCGACCTGGTCGGACAGCTGGCTCAACGAAGGCTTCACCACCTATTTCGAGAACCGCATCATGGAAGCGCTGTACGGCGCCGAGCGTGCCGCGATGTATAGCGATCTCGACTGGGACGGCCTCCAGCGCGACATCCGCCTCGCCGGCGGTCCCGATGCGCTGCCCACCCGCCTGCATGGCAATCCGGGCGAGACCTATGGCCAGCTCGATTATTTCAAGGGATCGGTATTTCTCCGCACGATCGAGCGCACCGTCGGCCGCGAGCGGTTCGACGCCTATCTCCGCTCCTATTTCGACCGCCACGCCTTCCAGCCGCAGACCACCGCAGGCTTCCTCGCCGACATTCGCGCCAATCTGATCAAGGGCGACAAGGATCTGGAGGAACGCCTCCAGCTTGATCGCTGGGCCTATGGCGCGGGCCTCCCCGCCAATGCCGTCCATGTCACCAGCACCACGCTGGCCGCAGTCGATGCCAAGCTCGAAGCGTTCAAGGCCGGTGGCCCGGCCAGCGCGGTCCAGCCGATGGGCTGGAGCACGCAGGAATGGCAGCGTTTCCTCAACGGCCTGCCCCGCCAGCTTCACGCAGCGCGCCTGAAGGAGCTCGACGAGACGCTCGGCCTGTCGGCGTCGAACAACGCCTATGTCCGCTCGGCCTGGCTCGATCTGGCGATCGGCAACCGCTACGAGCCCGCGCTGCCCTCGCTGCGCGAGTTCACGCACAGCGTCGGCCGCGGCCTGCTGATCCGTCCGCTCTACACGCGGCTGATGGAGCAGGGCGACTGGGGCAAGGCAATCGCAAAGGACCTCTTCGCCTCCGCCCGCGCCGGCTATCACCCGTCGACGGCGGCCGGGATCGAAAAGATTCTGAATCCCAAATAA
- a CDS encoding DUF922 domain-containing protein → MGTMPVRLDTIDRFAKRGLWMCLLWPMLAAPAPLFGPPAMPPELRNVGSVEIQEFDVTGVTLGEIRQSVEDNLIESPGIDDLALATTRSRLEWDWNSTTTSDGGCRIGTPVADLDFRVLLPRLISTGQSPEVLDRWKRYRRGLEMHEARHVHITLDYARRIRQAATGLECTEAAKVVAQLEREATLAHDAFDDQVCAAWNRGDTGQSARDECTEVYLEPDPPRRVAAPMPDAVAR, encoded by the coding sequence ATGGGGACCATGCCCGTCCGTCTCGACACGATCGATCGCTTCGCAAAGCGCGGGCTGTGGATGTGCCTGCTCTGGCCGATGCTCGCCGCGCCCGCGCCCTTGTTCGGTCCGCCCGCCATGCCGCCGGAGCTGCGCAATGTCGGTAGCGTGGAGATTCAGGAATTCGATGTGACGGGCGTGACGCTGGGCGAGATCCGCCAGTCGGTCGAGGACAATCTCATCGAGTCGCCCGGCATCGACGATCTCGCGCTGGCGACCACGCGATCGCGGCTCGAATGGGACTGGAACAGCACGACGACTTCCGACGGCGGATGCCGGATCGGCACACCGGTCGCCGATCTGGACTTCCGCGTCCTGCTGCCGCGCCTCATCAGCACCGGGCAATCGCCCGAGGTGCTCGATCGCTGGAAACGCTATCGCCGGGGGCTCGAGATGCACGAGGCCCGGCATGTCCATATCACGCTCGACTATGCCCGGCGCATCCGCCAGGCCGCGACCGGTCTCGAATGCACCGAAGCGGCAAAGGTGGTGGCGCAGCTCGAACGCGAAGCGACGCTCGCGCACGACGCGTTCGACGATCAGGTCTGCGCGGCGTGGAACCGGGGGGACACCGGCCAGTCCGCGCGCGACGAATGCACCGAAGTCTATCTCGAGCCGGATCCGCCCCGCAGGGTCGCGGCGCCGATGCCGGATGCCGTCGCCCGATAG
- a CDS encoding DUF423 domain-containing protein, protein MRTMTILACLSGALAVIAGAFGAHGATGVAQEWLKTGAQYQMVHAVAALVALRMGMRWSPVMFVAGGLVFAGTLYLMALGLPRWLGAVTPIGGVLLIAGWVCLAIGAARERAA, encoded by the coding sequence ATGCGGACGATGACGATCCTTGCGTGCCTGTCGGGCGCGCTGGCGGTGATTGCGGGCGCGTTCGGGGCGCATGGCGCGACGGGCGTGGCGCAGGAATGGCTGAAGACCGGGGCGCAGTACCAGATGGTGCATGCCGTCGCGGCGCTGGTGGCGTTGCGGATGGGGATGCGCTGGTCTCCCGTCATGTTCGTGGCGGGCGGGCTGGTGTTCGCGGGGACGCTGTACCTGATGGCGCTGGGGCTGCCGCGCTGGCTGGGCGCGGTGACGCCGATCGGCGGGGTGCTGCTGATCGCGGGCTGGGTGTGTCTGGCGATCGGCGCTGCGCGCGAGCGAGCTGCCTGA
- a CDS encoding cation:proton antiporter: MEDHGGMSLLRDGVPLLGFALVFVLIFRRLGLGATLGFLVAGALVGPHVLGLVGDAEGKLGIAELGIALLLFLVGLELSPSRLWRLRKDIFGLGLLQVVLCGLAISGIVLLGTSFSVEAAFALGLPLALSSTAQVLPMLQSAGRMRTPFGERAFAILLFQDLSLIPLITITAAMSRNPADAGGTPGWLLGLYTLAAVLGLILAGRYLLRPLFRLIGNLGEREMFVFAGLFTVIAASALMEWLGVSAALGAFVAGVMLADSPYRHELEADVEPFRSILLGLFFLAVGMTLNLNAIAERPFFVAGMAVALIAAKTVIIMGIAMLFGMKRRAAFALGLLLSQGGEFGFVLFAQAQAAYLVTGEAASLFGAIVTLSMATTPFLMMLTQNLRVDGEAAPGEEREGPQHDGSNAIVVGYGRFGQTVAQMLMGQGIPVTLIDTDVEMIDVAGDFGSKVYYGDGTRIDLLRLAGAADAELILFCQDGDKLDTEAIEAIHHAFPQASIFVRAYDRRSIIKLKGAPVTGIVREVLESAIAMARKAMEAVGVDHMEIEKTEAEYRRRDSARLKIQRDTGDLRAARETMFSTEALAAALVDDIEKTG, translated from the coding sequence ATGGAAGATCATGGGGGGATGTCGCTGCTGAGGGACGGCGTGCCGCTGCTCGGCTTCGCGCTGGTATTCGTGCTGATCTTTCGCCGGCTGGGGCTGGGCGCGACCTTGGGCTTCCTCGTCGCCGGTGCGCTGGTGGGGCCGCATGTGCTGGGACTGGTCGGCGATGCAGAGGGCAAGCTGGGCATTGCCGAGCTGGGCATCGCGCTGCTGCTGTTCCTGGTCGGGCTGGAATTGAGCCCGAGCCGCTTGTGGCGGCTGCGCAAGGACATTTTCGGGCTGGGCCTGTTGCAGGTCGTGCTGTGCGGTCTGGCGATCTCCGGTATCGTGCTGCTGGGGACGAGCTTCTCGGTCGAAGCGGCGTTCGCGCTGGGCCTGCCGCTGGCGCTGTCGTCGACCGCGCAGGTGCTGCCGATGCTGCAATCGGCGGGACGGATGCGCACACCGTTCGGCGAGCGCGCCTTTGCGATCCTGCTGTTCCAGGACCTGTCGCTGATCCCGCTGATCACCATCACCGCCGCGATGAGCCGCAATCCGGCCGACGCGGGCGGGACGCCGGGCTGGCTGCTGGGGCTCTATACGCTGGCGGCGGTGCTGGGGCTGATCCTGGCGGGCCGCTATCTGTTGCGGCCGCTGTTCCGGCTGATCGGCAATCTGGGCGAGCGCGAGATGTTCGTGTTTGCGGGCCTCTTCACGGTGATCGCGGCGTCGGCGCTGATGGAGTGGCTGGGCGTGTCGGCGGCTTTGGGCGCGTTCGTCGCGGGCGTGATGCTGGCCGACAGCCCGTACCGGCACGAGCTGGAAGCCGATGTCGAGCCGTTCCGCTCGATCCTGCTCGGGCTGTTCTTCCTCGCGGTGGGCATGACGCTGAACCTGAACGCGATCGCCGAGCGGCCGTTCTTCGTGGCGGGCATGGCGGTTGCGCTTATCGCGGCCAAGACAGTGATCATCATGGGCATCGCCATGTTGTTCGGGATGAAGCGGCGCGCGGCGTTCGCGCTGGGCCTGTTGCTGAGCCAGGGCGGCGAATTCGGCTTCGTTCTGTTCGCGCAGGCGCAGGCGGCGTATCTGGTGACCGGCGAGGCGGCGAGCCTGTTCGGCGCGATCGTGACGCTTTCGATGGCGACCACGCCGTTCCTGATGATGCTGACGCAGAATCTGCGCGTCGATGGCGAGGCCGCGCCGGGCGAGGAGCGCGAGGGGCCGCAGCATGATGGCAGCAATGCGATCGTGGTCGGTTACGGCCGCTTCGGCCAGACGGTGGCGCAGATGCTGATGGGGCAGGGCATCCCCGTCACGCTGATCGACACCGATGTCGAGATGATCGACGTGGCCGGCGATTTCGGATCGAAGGTCTATTATGGCGACGGGACGCGGATCGACCTGTTGCGGCTGGCTGGTGCGGCGGATGCCGAACTGATCCTGTTCTGCCAGGACGGCGACAAGCTGGACACCGAAGCGATCGAGGCGATCCACCATGCCTTCCCGCAGGCGAGCATCTTCGTGCGCGCCTATGACCGGCGCAGCATCATCAAGCTGAAGGGCGCGCCGGTAACGGGGATCGTCCGCGAAGTTCTGGAAAGCGCGATCGCGATGGCGCGCAAGGCGATGGAGGCCGTCGGCGTCGATCACATGGAGATCGAGAAGACCGAAGCCGAATATCGCCGCCGGGATTCGGCACGGCTGAAGATCCAGCGCGATACCGGAGACCTGCGCGCGGCGCGCGAGACGATGTTCAGCACCGAGGCGCTGGCCGCGGCGCTGGTCGACGATATCGAGAAGACCGGGTGA
- a CDS encoding iron-sulfur cluster assembly scaffold protein: MSAPLYNAEILRLAASIPFHARIEGAQASVEKRSPVCGSRVTVDVDLDGEGRVTEIGMLVRACALGQASAALMSAAVRGKGVAELAEARDQLAAWLAGEREAAPDWPGLSLFEPALPHRARHPSIRLAFEAVAEAAELAARGKAA, from the coding sequence ATGAGCGCGCCTCTCTACAACGCCGAAATTCTTCGCCTTGCGGCTTCGATCCCGTTTCACGCGCGGATCGAGGGGGCGCAGGCGAGCGTCGAAAAGCGATCGCCGGTGTGCGGGAGCCGGGTGACGGTGGATGTCGATCTGGACGGCGAGGGGCGGGTGACGGAGATCGGGATGCTGGTGCGGGCGTGCGCGCTGGGTCAGGCTTCGGCGGCGTTGATGTCGGCGGCGGTGCGCGGGAAAGGCGTCGCCGAACTGGCCGAGGCGCGGGATCAACTGGCGGCGTGGCTGGCGGGCGAGCGTGAGGCGGCGCCGGACTGGCCGGGGCTGAGCCTGTTCGAACCGGCCTTGCCGCACCGGGCGCGGCATCCCTCGATCCGGCTGGCGTTCGAGGCGGTGGCGGAGGCGGCGGAACTGGCGGCGAGAGGGAAGGCGGCCTGA
- a CDS encoding tyrosine-type recombinase/integrase → MSRSDDRALIERFLEMMTAEAGAAGNTVVAYGTDLRLASEALDGGLGDAGAAELEKLGAAWSELSRATVARKSAALRRFFAFLADEGLRKDDPGAALPRPGSGRSLPKVLSVGDVDKLFEAVAERIARVPADPLDLRLAALIELLYGSGLRATELVSLPRNAIHPDRPFLILKGKGGRERLVPISDRARAAVALWREHVDAARPWLFPSGKAHLSRIRLYQMLKALAAAAGIPPDRVSPHVLRHAFATHLLEGGADLRALQTMLGHADIATTEIYTHVDSRRLVDLVNQRHPLGEALVDAKPRHA, encoded by the coding sequence TTGAGCCGCTCCGACGATCGGGCGCTGATCGAGCGCTTTCTGGAAATGATGACGGCTGAGGCGGGCGCGGCGGGAAATACCGTCGTGGCCTATGGCACCGATCTGCGGCTGGCGTCCGAGGCTCTGGACGGGGGACTGGGCGACGCGGGCGCGGCCGAACTGGAAAAGCTGGGCGCGGCGTGGAGCGAGCTGTCGCGGGCGACGGTGGCGCGCAAATCGGCGGCGCTTCGGCGTTTCTTCGCCTTTCTGGCGGACGAAGGGCTGCGCAAGGACGATCCGGGCGCGGCCTTGCCCCGGCCGGGATCGGGGCGCTCGCTGCCCAAGGTGCTGAGCGTTGGCGATGTCGACAAATTGTTCGAAGCGGTGGCCGAACGGATCGCGCGGGTCCCGGCCGATCCGCTGGACCTGAGGCTCGCGGCGCTGATCGAGCTGCTTTACGGATCGGGGCTGCGTGCGACCGAGCTGGTGAGCCTGCCGCGTAACGCGATCCACCCCGACCGGCCGTTCCTGATCCTGAAGGGCAAGGGCGGGCGCGAACGTCTGGTGCCGATCAGCGATCGCGCGCGGGCGGCAGTGGCGCTGTGGCGCGAGCATGTCGATGCGGCGCGGCCCTGGCTTTTCCCCTCGGGCAAGGCGCATCTTTCGCGCATCCGGCTGTACCAGATGCTGAAGGCGCTCGCGGCGGCGGCGGGCATCCCGCCGGATCGGGTGAGCCCGCACGTGTTGCGCCACGCCTTTGCGACGCATCTGCTGGAAGGCGGCGCCGATCTGCGCGCATTGCAGACCATGCTGGGCCATGCCGATATCGCGACGACGGAGATTTACACCCATGTCGACAGCCGGAGACTCGTCGATCTGGTGAACCAGAGGCATCCTTTGGGTGAAGCGCTCGTTGACGCGAAGCCCCGCCACGCTTAA
- the aroB gene encoding 3-dehydroquinate synthase, producing MTLVKVALGARSYDIHIEAGLLARAADFVAPLSRGRTMAIVTDGNVLPHLETLQASLTAAGVASEAIVLPPGEGTKSWAQLESLTDRLLELGIERGDHVIALGGGVIGDLVGFATSILKRGCGFVQIPTTLLAQVDSSVGGKTAINSRAGKNLVGAFHQPAMVLIDPAVLDTLPLREQRAGYAEVVKYGLIDDFAFFEWCEANAPALLAGDPDARVHAIAHSVAAKARIVAEDERETTGKRALLNLGHTFGHALEAETGFSDKLLHGEGVAAGMALAFAYSARLGLCPGQDAERVVAHLGAIGLPNGLASAGISASGETLVDHMLHDKKMDAGTLPFLLAHGIGQTFLDKSVDLADVAAFLDTQPRA from the coding sequence GTGACACTGGTAAAGGTCGCGCTCGGCGCGCGCAGCTACGATATCCATATCGAAGCGGGGCTGCTCGCCCGCGCCGCCGATTTCGTCGCGCCGCTCTCGCGCGGCCGGACGATGGCGATCGTCACCGACGGCAACGTCCTGCCCCATCTCGAAACGCTGCAGGCGTCGCTGACTGCGGCGGGAGTCGCCAGCGAAGCGATCGTCCTGCCTCCGGGCGAAGGCACCAAGAGCTGGGCCCAGCTCGAATCGCTCACCGATCGCCTGCTGGAACTCGGCATCGAACGCGGCGATCACGTCATCGCGCTCGGCGGCGGCGTGATCGGCGATCTGGTCGGCTTCGCCACCTCGATCCTCAAGCGCGGTTGCGGCTTCGTCCAGATCCCCACCACCTTGCTCGCCCAGGTCGACAGTTCGGTCGGTGGCAAGACCGCGATCAATTCGCGCGCAGGAAAAAACCTCGTCGGCGCGTTCCATCAGCCGGCGATGGTCCTGATCGATCCCGCCGTGCTCGACACGCTGCCCCTGCGCGAACAGCGCGCCGGCTATGCCGAAGTCGTGAAATACGGCCTGATCGACGATTTCGCCTTCTTCGAATGGTGCGAAGCCAACGCGCCCGCGCTCCTTGCCGGAGACCCGGATGCCCGCGTCCACGCCATCGCCCATTCGGTCGCCGCCAAGGCCCGCATCGTGGCGGAGGACGAACGCGAGACCACCGGCAAGCGCGCTTTGCTCAATCTGGGCCACACCTTCGGCCATGCGCTCGAGGCCGAAACCGGCTTCTCCGACAAGCTGCTTCACGGCGAAGGCGTCGCAGCCGGTATGGCGCTGGCCTTCGCCTATTCCGCCCGGCTCGGCCTCTGCCCGGGGCAGGACGCGGAACGGGTCGTCGCTCATCTCGGCGCGATCGGTCTGCCCAACGGGCTCGCTTCGGCCGGTATCTCGGCCAGCGGCGAAACGCTGGTCGATCATATGCTCCACGACAAGAAGATGGACGCCGGCACCCTGCCCTTCCTGCTCGCACATGGCATCGGCCAGACCTTCCTCGACAAGTCGGTCGATCTCGCCGACGTCGCTGCTTTCCTGGACACCCAGCCGCGGGCCTGA
- a CDS encoding acetyl-CoA carboxylase carboxyltransferase subunit alpha, producing MASFLDFEKPIAELQARIDELRDTAAGGEHDLETEIAPLQAKSDKFLREVYSKLTPWQKTQVARHPERPHFKHYVAALIDDFMPLGGDRAFADDQAIIGGLGRFRGRRVMVIGHEKGDDTASRLKHNFGMGKPEGYRKAIRLMQLADRFGIPVITLVDTSGAFPGIQAEERGQAEAIARSTEQCLNLGVPLVAAVLGEGGSGGAVALAAGNVVLMMEHAVYSVISPEGCASILWRTADKAADAAEAMKVTAQHLKELGVIDTIVPEPLGGAHRDADTAIAALGDAIAAALDGMEGQAPEVLRQTRRAKFLAMGRI from the coding sequence ATGGCCAGCTTCCTAGACTTCGAAAAGCCGATCGCCGAGCTTCAGGCCCGGATCGACGAACTTCGCGATACCGCCGCGGGCGGCGAGCATGATCTCGAAACCGAGATTGCGCCGCTGCAGGCAAAATCGGACAAGTTCCTGCGCGAAGTCTATTCGAAGCTGACGCCGTGGCAGAAGACGCAGGTGGCCCGCCATCCGGAGCGGCCGCATTTCAAGCATTATGTCGCGGCGCTGATCGACGATTTCATGCCGTTGGGCGGCGATCGCGCCTTTGCCGACGATCAGGCGATCATCGGCGGGCTGGGGCGCTTCCGCGGCCGCCGCGTGATGGTGATCGGCCATGAGAAGGGCGACGACACCGCGAGCCGCCTCAAGCATAATTTCGGCATGGGCAAGCCCGAAGGCTATCGCAAGGCGATCCGCCTGATGCAGCTGGCGGACCGGTTCGGCATCCCCGTGATCACGCTGGTCGACACGTCGGGTGCGTTCCCGGGCATTCAGGCCGAAGAGCGCGGTCAGGCCGAAGCGATTGCGCGTTCAACCGAACAGTGCCTCAACCTCGGCGTGCCGCTGGTCGCGGCGGTGCTCGGCGAGGGCGGCTCGGGTGGCGCGGTGGCGCTGGCAGCCGGCAATGTGGTGCTGATGATGGAGCACGCGGTCTATTCGGTGATCTCGCCCGAAGGCTGTGCGTCGATCCTGTGGCGCACCGCCGACAAGGCCGCCGATGCGGCCGAAGCGATGAAGGTGACCGCGCAGCATCTGAAGGAGCTGGGCGTGATCGACACGATCGTGCCCGAGCCGCTGGGCGGAGCGCATCGCGATGCCGACACGGCGATCGCTGCGCTGGGCGATGCGATCGCGGCGGCGCTGGACGGGATGGAGGGGCAGGCTCCCGAAGTCCTCCGCCAGACACGGCGCGCGAAATTCCTGGCGATGGGCCGGATCTGA
- a CDS encoding shikimate kinase has protein sequence MLQMHHSEHHWNGKPIVLVGLMGAGKTTVGRRLAQKLNLPFVDADAEIETAAGMTISDIFDRYGEAYFRDGERRVIGRLVDGTPKVIATGGGAFIQDQTRELILEQAIAVWLDAEPAILADRVRRRDTRPLLRGKDPEVTLTELAAIRNPFYAMAPIRVQSVAAPHDATVNAILKAIEA, from the coding sequence ATGTTACAAATGCACCACAGCGAGCATCATTGGAACGGCAAGCCGATCGTGCTCGTCGGGCTGATGGGTGCGGGCAAGACCACGGTCGGCCGCCGGCTCGCGCAAAAGCTCAATCTGCCCTTCGTCGATGCCGATGCGGAGATCGAAACCGCGGCGGGCATGACCATCTCCGACATCTTCGATCGCTATGGCGAGGCCTATTTTCGCGACGGGGAGCGCCGCGTGATCGGCCGGCTGGTCGACGGCACGCCCAAGGTGATCGCCACCGGCGGCGGCGCCTTCATCCAGGACCAGACCCGCGAGCTGATCCTCGAACAGGCGATCGCCGTGTGGCTCGACGCCGAACCCGCCATACTCGCGGACCGGGTCCGCCGCCGCGACACGCGTCCACTGCTGCGCGGCAAGGATCCCGAAGTGACGCTCACCGAGCTCGCCGCGATCCGCAATCCCTTCTACGCGATGGCCCCCATCCGCGTGCAGAGCGTCGCCGCCCCGCACGACGCCACCGTCAACGCCATCCTGAAAGCCATCGAAGCGTGA